From Chloracidobacterium thermophilum B:
CGGCCGGCCGCTGACGGCCGAGGACGTGAAATACACCTTCGAGAGCCTGTGTGCGCCGACGTTCAACTCGCCCAAGAAGGGGGACTTTGCGCTGGTGGAGTCCATCGAGGCCCCGGATGAGCGGACGGTTGTGTTTCGCTGCCGGGCGCCGAACCTGCCCATGCTGGGCAGTCTGGTGGCAGTGGGGATTGTGCCGAAGGGCACGTCGCCGGAGGAAGCTGCCCAGCGGCCGGTCGGGACGGGGCCGTTCCGGGTCGTGACTTACCGGGAAAACCACGACATCTGGCTGGAGGCCAATCCGGCGTACTTCAAGGGCGCACCCCGGCTGAAGCGGCTGCAGATTCGCTTCATTCCCGATGCCATGACCCGTGAGCTGGAGTTGCGCAAGGGGACGGTGCAGTTGGCGGTGAACGCTGACCTGGCCTACAGCACCAACCAGGCGTTGGGGAAGACGCCGGGGCTGAAGCTCGTGCAGGCGAAGGGGACGAACATTGCCTATCTGGGACTCAACTGCGAGGACGCCCGGCTGGCAGATGTACGGGTCCGGCGGGCGCTGGCGCTGGCGATTGACCGGGAGACGATCATCCGCACGGTGTTGCGGGGCATGGCGCGGCCGGCGGCGGGGCCGCTGCCGCCGGAGCAGTGGGCCTACCCGGAAGACCTGCCGCCGCCGCGCTACGACCCGGAAGAAGCCCGGCGGCTGCTGGCGGAAGCGGGGTATGGTCCGGGGCGGCCCTTGCGGTTGGAGCTGAAGACCTCGTCGGCGGAGTTGTCGCGGCAGGTGGCGGCGGTGTTGCAGGAACAGCTCAAGCGGGTGGGGGTGGAGCTGTCCCTGCGCTCGTTTGAGTTTCAGACGTTTTTGCAGGACACCATCGCCGGCAATTTCCAGATGTTTTATCTCATCAACGTCGGGGCCAACCAGAGTGTGGATTTTCTGAGTTACTTCTACGAGTCGTCCCGGATTCCGACGAAGGCGAAGGGGTACAGCGAGGGGGCGAACCGGGCGCGCTATCGGTCGCCGGA
This genomic window contains:
- a CDS encoding ABC transporter substrate-binding protein — its product is MPWHERPHPCWSWKLGWVLVAIGLMVWPGGCRRPVVLAADTLVMAVEKPPKTLDPRVGNDAVSARLHQIIFDTLVNKNEQLDIVPELADFTISPDGRVFTFRLRPGVVFHDGRPLTAEDVKYTFESLCAPTFNSPKKGDFALVESIEAPDERTVVFRCRAPNLPMLGSLVAVGIVPKGTSPEEAAQRPVGTGPFRVVTYRENHDIWLEANPAYFKGAPRLKRLQIRFIPDAMTRELELRKGTVQLAVNADLAYSTNQALGKTPGLKLVQAKGTNIAYLGLNCEDARLADVRVRRALALAIDRETIIRTVLRGMARPAAGPLPPEQWAYPEDLPPPRYDPEEARRLLAEAGYGPGRPLRLELKTSSAELSRQVAAVLQEQLKRVGVELSLRSFEFQTFLQDTIAGNFQMFYLINVGANQSVDFLSYFYESSRIPTKAKGYSEGANRARYRSPEVDGWLRAAAATTDKAEQRRLYGLVQKQVVSDVPQIFLWYPNNVAIAHERVQGITLELSGSYAFLRQVWIAEGGAAE